One window from the genome of Sulfodiicoccus acidiphilus encodes:
- a CDS encoding glycosyltransferase encodes MIAELLLALCCAASCSWLLSQIYYASHRALPLEERPGRAKYSVVVAVKDEEVETLNELRECLLNLDYGDYEVLVVSDDAPERRDEVTRALRGLRVLFRDSPSGGKAGALNYASSFVTGTHLVFLDAEARVGRDFLLTLSRFAGYDVLALRLTVRNAQGPVGRAYSSTTDFSFRSLFAGRDSLGLFLFPNGSALVVRREVLDSLGWWRPTMAEDLDLGVRLALKGVRVRYLDLAVSTMAPLSTGELHRQISRWGYGSGELAPLSLKLLGMGVRGIEGWAYVNQWLLYPLYPAALLIYSLLSPAFGLGQLSVLVTASIYGVTLSLYGRFVRGDPTLGVLTTFSALSGYVRGLLRVPMKWKVTKKAGTSASYPLSLFLFGEALGLLSPLYVLLGYPLQSLVLLGLGVTLAWSSRPPWM; translated from the coding sequence GTGATAGCCGAGCTATTGCTCGCCTTGTGTTGCGCCGCTAGCTGCTCCTGGTTGCTCTCTCAAATTTACTACGCGTCCCACAGGGCCTTACCCCTAGAGGAGAGGCCAGGGCGAGCCAAGTACAGCGTAGTCGTAGCAGTGAAGGACGAGGAAGTGGAGACCCTCAACGAGCTCAGGGAATGCCTGCTCAACTTGGACTACGGAGATTACGAGGTGTTGGTGGTGTCAGACGACGCTCCAGAGAGGAGGGACGAAGTCACTCGGGCCCTGCGCGGCCTCAGGGTGCTCTTCCGCGACTCCCCGAGTGGTGGGAAGGCAGGGGCCCTCAACTACGCCAGCTCCTTCGTCACAGGCACACACTTAGTGTTCCTCGACGCAGAGGCCAGGGTGGGAAGGGACTTCCTCCTCACGTTAAGTAGGTTCGCGGGTTACGACGTCCTTGCCCTCCGCCTCACGGTCAGGAACGCACAGGGGCCCGTGGGTAGGGCGTATTCCTCCACCACCGACTTCTCCTTCAGGTCACTCTTCGCAGGGAGGGACTCGCTGGGGCTGTTCCTCTTCCCCAACGGCTCGGCCCTAGTCGTGAGGAGGGAGGTGTTGGACTCTCTAGGCTGGTGGAGGCCGACGATGGCGGAAGACCTCGACTTGGGGGTGAGGCTCGCCCTCAAGGGGGTGAGGGTGAGGTACCTGGACCTCGCCGTATCAACCATGGCCCCCCTATCCACAGGGGAGCTCCACAGGCAGATCTCCAGGTGGGGCTACGGTTCTGGGGAGCTGGCCCCCTTAAGCCTAAAGCTCCTTGGGATGGGGGTGAGGGGAATTGAAGGGTGGGCCTACGTGAACCAGTGGCTGCTCTATCCCCTCTACCCTGCAGCTCTCCTAATCTACAGCCTCCTCTCCCCGGCATTTGGTCTCGGTCAGCTCTCCGTTCTGGTCACCGCCTCGATCTACGGAGTCACCCTCTCGCTTTACGGGAGGTTCGTGAGGGGGGACCCAACCCTGGGCGTCCTCACCACCTTCTCAGCCCTCTCGGGATACGTGAGGGGACTCCTGAGGGTTCCCATGAAGTGGAAGGTAACTAAGAAGGCCGGCACTTCGGCTTCCTACCCGCTCTCCCTCTTTCTGTTCGGAGAGGCTCTAGGACTCCTGAGTCCGCTCTACGTCCTACTGGGGTATCCCCTCCAGTCCCTAGTCCTGCTAGGCCTGGGGGTCACCTTGGCGTGGAGCTCAAGGCCGCCATGGATGTGA
- a CDS encoding type II secretion system F family protein — protein MEEAVLKTLDVSPSKLFNDFMSTYVLAIRTGAPVLQTMEAKMRDVADQVRVMAAGAADRLQGVAEGYIIWLASGYISIFLVVILGALFPSGGSTATVKLMEVVAVILIPLVNLMFVLMADQTQFKFPEKGAKAYRVFAYSFPAGLIVSFGILVATHELVNFVTLSGVTQDLEPVMTALLVGLLVASIPPAYVNYLEEKRATGYEQYAARLLRSVAEGIRAGLSPEGVVQKVKDAPEMGKLRPVLNNVTALLKLGVPLKDAFRRASEGMMEFYARVSVISLADMIEVGSMTPETVNALAEQLETQLAIRRDYKNKVRVLLFTPYVGVILALVASVLLSFSILGLLGSHSLISSYGPLAAASQILPNVVFASGISSMFNAFFAGFLVGKIATGRVSAGFVHSAVLVVVTAVILVALSHVNISFVSTQAPSL, from the coding sequence GTGGAGGAGGCAGTCCTCAAGACCCTCGACGTTTCGCCGTCTAAGCTATTCAACGATTTCATGTCGACCTACGTACTCGCCATAAGGACGGGGGCACCAGTCCTGCAGACGATGGAGGCCAAGATGAGGGACGTGGCGGACCAGGTGAGGGTAATGGCGGCGGGGGCGGCGGATCGACTCCAGGGAGTGGCGGAAGGGTACATAATATGGCTGGCCTCCGGTTACATCTCTATTTTCCTGGTGGTCATCTTGGGGGCCCTGTTCCCCTCGGGCGGATCTACTGCGACTGTGAAGTTGATGGAAGTTGTGGCGGTGATCTTGATACCCTTAGTCAACCTGATGTTCGTCCTGATGGCAGATCAGACGCAGTTCAAGTTCCCCGAGAAGGGTGCCAAGGCCTACAGGGTCTTCGCCTACAGCTTCCCGGCGGGACTGATAGTGTCCTTCGGTATCCTAGTGGCTACTCACGAACTGGTCAACTTCGTCACCCTCTCCGGCGTGACCCAAGACTTGGAGCCGGTCATGACGGCCCTGCTGGTGGGACTGCTGGTAGCCTCGATCCCTCCGGCCTACGTGAACTACTTGGAGGAGAAGAGGGCCACCGGCTACGAACAGTACGCCGCTAGGCTCCTGCGTTCAGTGGCGGAGGGAATAAGGGCGGGGCTCTCCCCGGAGGGCGTAGTGCAGAAGGTGAAAGACGCGCCGGAAATGGGGAAACTTCGTCCGGTCCTCAACAACGTGACCGCGCTCTTGAAGCTGGGAGTGCCGCTCAAGGACGCATTCCGGAGGGCCTCGGAAGGGATGATGGAGTTCTACGCTAGGGTCTCCGTGATATCTCTGGCCGACATGATAGAGGTGGGGAGCATGACTCCGGAGACCGTTAATGCCCTCGCGGAACAGCTGGAGACCCAGCTCGCCATAAGGAGGGACTACAAGAACAAGGTCAGGGTACTCCTCTTCACTCCGTACGTGGGGGTGATACTCGCACTAGTGGCGTCTGTCCTACTGTCTTTCTCCATACTGGGACTGCTTGGCTCCCATTCCCTAATATCTTCCTACGGTCCCCTCGCGGCGGCGTCCCAGATTCTACCTAACGTCGTCTTCGCGTCCGGAATATCCTCCATGTTCAACGCCTTCTTCGCCGGGTTCCTGGTGGGAAAGATAGCCACGGGCAGGGTGTCGGCTGGCTTCGTGCACTCCGCCGTCCTAGTGGTGGTGACCGCCGTCATACTGGTGGCGCTCTCCCACGTGAACATAAGCTTCGTGAGCACCCAGGCTCCCTCCCTCTGA
- the ppa gene encoding inorganic diphosphatase: MNLGPGKKAPDLVNVVVEIPMGSNVKYEMDEESGMVKVDRFLYTSMVYPFNYGFVPGTKAEDGDPLDVLVISSYSVAPGSFIEVRPVGVLRMTDEEGNDEKIIGLPTPKVDPAYSNVQEVNDLPEVVRSKIVHFFEHYKELEPGKWTRVSGFGTSREAKEKIKAALERARS; the protein is encoded by the coding sequence ATGAACCTAGGTCCAGGAAAGAAGGCCCCAGACTTGGTCAACGTAGTGGTTGAGATCCCCATGGGATCCAACGTCAAGTACGAGATGGACGAAGAGAGTGGAATGGTGAAGGTGGACAGGTTCCTCTACACGTCGATGGTGTACCCCTTCAACTACGGCTTCGTCCCCGGCACCAAGGCGGAGGACGGCGACCCCCTCGACGTGCTCGTCATATCGTCCTACTCGGTCGCCCCGGGCTCGTTCATCGAGGTCAGGCCTGTGGGAGTGCTCAGGATGACAGACGAGGAGGGCAACGACGAGAAGATCATAGGTCTCCCTACCCCCAAGGTGGACCCGGCCTACTCGAACGTCCAGGAAGTGAACGACCTGCCGGAAGTGGTGAGGTCAAAGATAGTTCACTTCTTCGAGCACTACAAGGAACTGGAGCCGGGGAAGTGGACCAGGGTGTCCGGCTTCGGGACCTCCAGGGAGGCCAAGGAGAAGATTAAAGCGGCCCTGGAGAGAGCGAGGTCGTGA
- a CDS encoding HD domain-containing protein, with protein sequence MRLERALRASKSLCRTGWMLRGVPGAEAETVAEHSFEAAVLAYFLAEKLAMSGVRVDAERATAVALFHDMGESVMGDLVKWTGKRVDKPSVEREAFRELKVGEELFAEYSSRRSLESRLAKLSDVLSTHLQALRYAQRGYDVSEIVEATSSELQELLSDPELAPLKKEVQSLTNLKSGDPDPQT encoded by the coding sequence TTGAGACTGGAGCGAGCTCTCAGAGCCTCGAAGTCCCTATGCAGGACAGGGTGGATGCTTCGTGGGGTGCCGGGGGCCGAGGCGGAGACGGTGGCGGAGCACAGTTTCGAGGCGGCGGTGTTGGCCTATTTCCTGGCGGAGAAGTTGGCCATGTCTGGAGTGAGGGTGGACGCGGAGAGGGCCACGGCTGTTGCCCTCTTCCACGACATGGGAGAGTCCGTGATGGGCGACCTGGTGAAGTGGACGGGCAAAAGGGTAGACAAACCCTCTGTGGAGAGGGAGGCCTTCAGGGAGCTAAAGGTGGGAGAGGAGCTCTTCGCTGAGTACTCCTCGAGGCGCTCTTTAGAGTCCAGATTGGCGAAGCTCTCGGACGTGCTCTCGACCCACCTACAGGCCCTGAGGTACGCTCAGAGGGGGTACGACGTGTCGGAGATAGTTGAAGCCACGTCGAGTGAGCTCCAGGAGCTCCTCTCCGACCCAGAGCTAGCTCCACTGAAGAAAGAGGTCCAATCCCTGACAAACTTAAAATCGGGAGACCCGGATCCTCAGACATGA
- a CDS encoding type II/IV secretion system ATPase subunit — protein sequence MKFSIPLRLPVRAVKRRPPTSPLSRLPVTLLPVSYDQQEFGDIVSDYEVDITSTVPQRVREQFEARNVELAIPVPHVFIGYDNTVGNYRYVVVEPQPSQEVVNLYATLISEIERLLLSNQDPDLAFILLSLHERKRDVKVFEAEAPKYQLTTDAKVAMYYVVRNVFGYGVLTPALSDYRVEDISCNGLGLPVYVYHRDYEYIPTNLSFKDGELFGAKYSGQEFLDQTLLRLTSVAGKTVSVAEPIVDAMLPNGDRLAATFGREVSKTGSSFVFRKFSESPITVLDLIRSSVISPELAAYLWYAVDLRMSFMTIGVTGAGKTTMLNAFLNVVKDSNKIVTIEDIPEMRLVQTNWVQLYSRQAFGGTGKEISLMDLLKLSLRYRPDMIVVGEIRGQEAYVLFQALSTGHGGATTLHARDAESAVNRLLNEPMNIPQEWIPEMNIVINVRRLPLSQEGRMVLRRRVVSIDEVLSYREFSKVSVWEPSNDTHSFDLKAAKVLLSRAEALGREFDEVTREIERRAQYLKLLTTVREVVQSRNSSRELKKYVIEYSLNPEAALRKVTSMAALSSTPR from the coding sequence GTGAAGTTTTCTATACCTTTGAGGTTGCCAGTTCGCGCGGTGAAGAGGAGGCCTCCTACCTCTCCTCTCTCGAGGTTGCCCGTCACCCTACTTCCTGTATCCTACGATCAGCAGGAGTTCGGGGACATAGTTAGCGACTACGAAGTGGACATAACCTCCACCGTCCCCCAGCGTGTCAGGGAGCAGTTCGAGGCACGGAACGTCGAACTAGCGATACCTGTTCCACACGTCTTCATAGGGTACGACAACACAGTGGGCAACTACAGGTACGTGGTGGTGGAGCCTCAACCCTCTCAAGAAGTGGTTAACCTCTACGCCACCCTCATCTCTGAAATAGAGAGACTCCTCCTCTCCAACCAGGATCCGGACCTGGCTTTCATCCTCCTCTCCCTGCACGAGAGGAAGAGGGACGTGAAGGTGTTCGAGGCCGAGGCACCGAAGTACCAGCTCACCACCGACGCTAAGGTGGCCATGTATTACGTAGTGAGGAACGTTTTCGGCTACGGCGTATTGACGCCCGCCCTATCCGACTACAGGGTGGAGGACATTTCCTGCAACGGCCTGGGACTTCCGGTCTACGTTTACCACAGGGACTACGAGTACATCCCAACCAACCTGTCCTTCAAGGACGGGGAACTCTTCGGCGCTAAGTACAGCGGACAGGAGTTCCTGGACCAGACGCTGCTCAGGCTGACTTCCGTGGCGGGGAAGACCGTGTCTGTAGCGGAGCCGATAGTGGACGCGATGCTCCCCAACGGGGACAGGTTGGCCGCCACCTTCGGGAGGGAGGTGTCAAAGACGGGATCGTCCTTCGTCTTCAGGAAGTTCAGTGAGAGCCCCATCACGGTGCTGGACCTCATAAGGTCTAGTGTGATTTCCCCCGAGCTGGCGGCCTACCTCTGGTACGCAGTGGACCTGAGGATGTCCTTCATGACGATAGGAGTAACAGGGGCGGGTAAGACCACAATGCTGAACGCCTTCCTGAACGTCGTGAAGGACTCCAACAAGATAGTCACGATAGAGGACATACCGGAGATGAGGTTAGTCCAGACTAACTGGGTCCAACTCTACTCCAGGCAGGCCTTCGGAGGGACGGGGAAGGAGATAAGCCTCATGGACCTCCTGAAGCTCTCCCTCAGGTACAGGCCAGACATGATAGTGGTGGGGGAGATAAGGGGGCAGGAGGCCTACGTGCTCTTCCAGGCACTTTCGACGGGACACGGAGGAGCCACCACCCTCCACGCCAGGGACGCCGAGTCGGCTGTGAACAGGTTGCTCAACGAACCCATGAACATACCCCAGGAGTGGATACCTGAGATGAACATAGTGATAAACGTGAGGAGGCTGCCCCTGTCCCAAGAGGGGAGGATGGTGTTGAGGAGGAGGGTGGTGAGCATAGACGAGGTGCTCTCCTACAGGGAGTTCTCCAAGGTGAGCGTGTGGGAACCCAGCAACGACACCCACAGCTTCGACCTGAAGGCCGCGAAGGTCCTCCTGTCCAGGGCGGAGGCGCTGGGCAGGGAGTTCGACGAGGTGACGAGGGAAATAGAGAGGAGGGCCCAGTACCTCAAGCTCCTCACCACAGTCAGGGAGGTAGTGCAAAGCAGGAACTCTAGCAGGGAACTCAAGAAGTACGTGATCGAGTACAGCCTCAACCCAGAGGCCGCCTTGAGGAAGGTCACATCCATGGCGGCCTTGAGCTCCACGCCAAGGTGA
- the thiD gene encoding bifunctional hydroxymethylpyrimidine kinase/phosphomethylpyrimidine kinase, which produces MRRPVALVIAGLDSGNGAGGETDLRVMDSLDVHGVLAVTALTAQNTKGVKSVLPTPPEFLKVQLDAILEDFKPSGAKVGMVWGREQYSLLSSVLEGLDNVVVDPVLRAKDGTQLIPEVEEYVRLIVPRATLLTPNAYEAQALTGLRVEDVNEAKEAARVVREKYNVKYVLVKGGHLKQNVDVLYDGERFVEFSRPRLQSKNTHGTGSMLASAAASMLVKGLPVEEAVKLAGDLTAEAIYFGLDVGGGIGPVNPGVHLARRAERYRVLEEMRDFASFAESTPNFVSLIPEVSSNLAHSVPPQLVGGLEDVATYLGRITRYGEKVRVNLPALFGRPTHTARLLLAAIRAGANADSLINLRFDESFLAKFRDMGYEPLELNREEEPQWEEGNTMQWLVRRAAEERGEVPQVIFDRGTKGKEAMIRFWTRGLEEMKDVLRRLVS; this is translated from the coding sequence GTGAGGAGACCGGTGGCTCTAGTGATCGCTGGTCTAGACTCCGGGAACGGAGCGGGAGGGGAGACCGACCTGAGGGTCATGGACTCCCTCGACGTCCACGGGGTGTTAGCAGTCACCGCCCTCACGGCCCAGAACACCAAGGGTGTGAAGTCCGTTCTCCCCACTCCCCCAGAGTTCCTGAAGGTGCAGTTGGACGCCATCCTGGAGGACTTCAAGCCGTCCGGGGCCAAGGTTGGTATGGTGTGGGGCAGGGAGCAGTACTCGCTACTCTCCTCCGTCCTAGAGGGACTCGACAACGTAGTGGTAGACCCCGTTCTCAGAGCCAAGGACGGCACTCAGCTCATTCCGGAAGTCGAGGAGTACGTGAGGTTAATTGTCCCTAGGGCCACTCTCCTCACTCCCAATGCCTACGAGGCCCAGGCCCTGACTGGCCTGAGGGTTGAGGACGTCAACGAGGCCAAGGAGGCTGCCCGCGTCGTGAGGGAAAAGTACAATGTGAAGTACGTCCTCGTGAAGGGAGGACACCTCAAGCAGAACGTGGACGTCCTCTACGACGGGGAGAGGTTCGTGGAGTTCTCCAGACCCAGACTTCAGTCTAAGAACACCCACGGTACGGGCTCGATGCTGGCTTCTGCTGCCGCGTCCATGCTCGTCAAGGGACTCCCGGTGGAGGAGGCGGTTAAGTTGGCGGGAGACTTGACGGCCGAGGCCATCTACTTCGGGTTGGACGTCGGAGGGGGAATAGGTCCGGTTAATCCAGGGGTCCACCTGGCGAGGAGGGCGGAGAGGTACAGGGTTTTGGAGGAGATGCGCGACTTCGCCTCCTTCGCTGAGTCCACTCCGAACTTCGTCTCCCTGATCCCAGAGGTGTCGTCCAACTTGGCCCACTCTGTTCCTCCCCAACTGGTGGGCGGGCTCGAGGACGTCGCCACCTACTTGGGGAGGATCACGAGGTACGGGGAAAAGGTCAGGGTGAACTTGCCGGCCCTCTTCGGCAGGCCCACTCACACCGCCAGGCTCCTCCTCGCCGCTATCAGGGCAGGGGCCAACGCCGACTCCCTCATCAACCTGAGGTTCGACGAATCCTTCCTCGCGAAGTTCAGGGATATGGGGTACGAACCACTGGAGTTGAACAGGGAGGAGGAACCGCAATGGGAGGAAGGGAACACGATGCAGTGGCTCGTGAGGAGGGCGGCGGAGGAGAGGGGCGAAGTACCTCAGGTGATCTTCGACAGGGGAACCAAGGGGAAGGAGGCCATGATAAGGTTCTGGACGAGGGGGTTGGAGGAGATGAAGGATGTCCTTAGGAGGCTGGTGAGTTGA
- a CDS encoding MoaD family protein — translation MKVKVLYFAFLRDLAGVEEETVEVDCHNLDCLVSELERRHGKALGNALREGYAGVKVVPLVNSRPGVRELKEGDEVAFIPPPSGGDLRKEGLDFLELLAKFRRDAPPDAGSIVTYLGFVKGRVEGHRVDSLEYQVYESYTLARFREIEDELKSKYPDLVKLEIHHVVGKRSPGEDVMLIMAMGRGRGDALKAVAEAVELVKHTTGIWKLETRDDGQYWVVAGNTRVRKQ, via the coding sequence ATGAAAGTCAAAGTGCTTTACTTCGCATTCCTGAGGGACTTGGCCGGGGTCGAGGAGGAGACGGTGGAAGTGGACTGTCATAACTTGGATTGTCTTGTAAGTGAGTTGGAGAGGAGACACGGGAAGGCCCTGGGGAACGCTCTCAGGGAGGGTTACGCTGGGGTGAAGGTGGTGCCCCTAGTGAACTCCAGGCCTGGAGTACGGGAGCTCAAGGAGGGAGACGAGGTGGCCTTCATCCCCCCTCCTTCTGGAGGAGACCTGAGGAAGGAGGGCCTGGACTTCCTTGAGCTTCTGGCGAAGTTCAGAAGGGATGCACCACCTGACGCGGGTTCCATCGTGACCTACCTGGGCTTCGTCAAGGGGAGGGTCGAGGGGCACAGAGTGGACTCCCTGGAGTATCAGGTATACGAGTCCTACACCCTCGCCAGGTTCAGGGAGATAGAGGATGAGCTCAAGTCCAAGTACCCGGACCTGGTGAAGTTGGAGATACACCACGTGGTGGGCAAGAGGTCGCCGGGAGAGGACGTGATGCTCATAATGGCCATGGGCAGGGGGAGGGGGGACGCATTGAAGGCGGTGGCGGAGGCCGTGGAGCTAGTCAAGCACACCACCGGAATATGGAAGCTCGAGACTAGGGACGACGGGCAGTACTGGGTGGTGGCGGGAAACACGAGGGTGAGGAAGCAGTGA
- a CDS encoding 4Fe-4S dicluster domain-containing protein, translating to MILDASVFSRALPWVDQRVLDKFQDNTKEVVFGRGTSMRGDALKHLRAKAVGAARSLPGGKVVEVTKESSLEGSVEHLKVAAGATYDEVLEAAKSLGLAPALIPLFGKGTVGGFVSTNGSGLGSYKYGFVNYSRRLGTLLDRDTAVIGAVPYLRLLEVDSEVEFAWSAISLEGEWRYYLPERYAEVLGETGRWVELESLYSEVGSRVSKTLEAGYIPVALRYNVELRDKVSSLQFLETYVAYSIRYNSPSRQEVTLGRMKHDELERLFDFLKANQGVFPFPSLGDYEEHHKVVMSRFKFNRRVPKEFRELQGEFLEASRCVNCSLCLDHCLAYSTTGDIEDSPLGKLNRASVGETKFEACFGCWRCQEACPQKIRISAVTEALPRLAPDVTRKVKIEKASPGTSELEVSLEEKFKNRPLFVLFAGCAPQYDPDGVEGFLTFLDREGEVLPNSLSPRVKVVDGSCCGFDSFVQGDLKGAREAVVTIVKRLEELGADGVYFLCPEGLYVYSSLGGKNGHLAVEAMRGFLPEDYHAGCWARKLGLGQGEYRCAGSFLAQYRGANVNPGKEDRPTLCPFSTWKFGTKSVYDLFVSSSSKAKVSPSLDDDLRRLLMSSVEVAVQESGDELAGKVGQLEMGGPAFFKVIAVQIFRKNLSKALASKARESPVVDMLRESPREVEIAVERILDQLRIEVAKGDFPEGLRSRISSSRALDYKYKNTVESQVFLDLLRKVLGDALGEQIVIDALRKAAIS from the coding sequence ATGATACTGGACGCCTCAGTGTTCAGCAGAGCCTTGCCTTGGGTAGATCAGCGAGTACTAGACAAGTTCCAAGATAACACGAAGGAGGTGGTGTTCGGGAGGGGAACCTCCATGAGGGGGGACGCCCTGAAGCACCTGAGGGCGAAGGCGGTGGGCGCTGCTAGGAGCCTTCCTGGAGGAAAGGTGGTCGAGGTGACCAAGGAGAGTTCGTTGGAGGGGTCAGTGGAGCACCTGAAGGTAGCGGCCGGAGCAACGTACGACGAGGTGCTGGAGGCCGCGAAGTCACTAGGGCTCGCCCCCGCCCTGATTCCCTTGTTCGGCAAGGGCACGGTTGGGGGTTTCGTTTCTACTAACGGCTCCGGCCTCGGCAGCTACAAGTACGGCTTCGTGAACTACTCTAGACGCTTGGGCACGCTCTTGGACAGGGATACGGCGGTGATAGGAGCAGTACCTTACCTTAGACTGTTGGAGGTGGACAGCGAGGTCGAGTTCGCGTGGAGTGCCATCTCCTTAGAAGGGGAATGGAGGTACTACTTACCCGAGAGGTACGCTGAGGTCCTAGGTGAGACTGGCAGATGGGTCGAACTCGAGTCCCTGTACTCCGAGGTGGGGTCACGGGTGTCAAAGACCCTTGAGGCAGGTTACATCCCCGTTGCCTTGAGGTACAACGTCGAACTCAGGGACAAGGTGAGCTCGCTTCAGTTCCTGGAGACTTACGTAGCCTACTCCATAAGGTACAACTCCCCCTCTAGACAGGAGGTGACCCTGGGGAGGATGAAACACGACGAATTGGAGAGGCTCTTCGACTTCCTCAAAGCGAACCAAGGGGTCTTCCCTTTCCCCTCCCTGGGCGACTACGAGGAGCATCACAAGGTGGTCATGTCGAGGTTCAAGTTCAACAGGCGAGTCCCCAAGGAGTTCAGGGAACTGCAAGGGGAGTTCCTTGAGGCCAGCAGGTGTGTAAACTGCTCCCTATGCTTGGATCACTGTCTGGCTTACTCCACTACGGGGGACATAGAGGACTCCCCGCTGGGAAAGCTGAACAGGGCGAGCGTGGGGGAGACTAAGTTCGAGGCGTGCTTCGGCTGTTGGAGGTGTCAAGAGGCCTGTCCCCAGAAGATAAGGATATCTGCGGTCACAGAGGCCCTCCCTAGGCTCGCACCCGACGTGACTAGGAAGGTGAAGATAGAGAAGGCCTCCCCTGGCACCTCGGAGCTAGAGGTCTCCCTGGAAGAGAAGTTCAAGAACAGACCACTTTTCGTCCTCTTCGCAGGATGTGCCCCTCAGTACGACCCTGACGGAGTGGAGGGTTTCCTCACCTTCCTAGACAGGGAGGGTGAGGTCCTCCCCAACTCCTTGTCTCCCAGAGTGAAGGTTGTCGATGGGTCTTGCTGCGGCTTCGACAGCTTCGTCCAAGGGGACCTGAAGGGAGCGAGGGAAGCCGTGGTCACCATAGTGAAGAGGTTGGAGGAGCTCGGGGCCGACGGAGTCTACTTCCTGTGCCCAGAGGGGCTCTACGTTTACAGTTCTCTAGGAGGAAAGAACGGCCACCTGGCCGTGGAAGCCATGAGGGGATTCCTCCCAGAGGACTACCACGCGGGCTGTTGGGCTAGGAAGCTGGGACTAGGACAGGGAGAGTACAGGTGCGCCGGCTCCTTCCTCGCCCAGTACAGGGGGGCCAACGTGAATCCAGGAAAGGAGGACAGGCCTACCCTCTGTCCCTTCTCGACCTGGAAGTTCGGGACCAAGTCGGTCTACGACCTCTTCGTCTCGTCTTCCTCCAAGGCCAAGGTCTCGCCCTCTTTGGACGACGATCTGAGGAGACTTCTGATGTCCTCCGTCGAGGTGGCCGTCCAGGAGTCGGGGGACGAGTTGGCCGGCAAGGTGGGGCAGCTCGAAATGGGAGGGCCCGCCTTCTTCAAGGTGATCGCGGTACAGATATTCAGGAAGAACCTATCCAAGGCCCTGGCCTCCAAGGCCCGGGAGTCCCCTGTAGTCGACATGTTGAGGGAGTCTCCCCGGGAGGTGGAGATCGCTGTGGAAAGGATCTTGGACCAGCTGAGGATCGAAGTGGCAAAGGGAGATTTCCCCGAGGGGCTCAGGAGCAGAATATCCTCATCTAGGGCCCTAGACTACAAGTACAAGAACACCGTGGAGTCCCAGGTCTTCCTGGACTTACTCAGGAAGGTGCTAGGGGACGCCTTAGGGGAGCAGATTGTGATCGACGCCCTGAGGAAGGCGGCGATCTCCTAG
- a CDS encoding GHMP kinase, which yields MDETCVKVPLNVSGVWSPRRTEDPVTTGSVGVSLTLGPPMRARARRGVGLTFNGMSIELPNLDYLKELGEVRLEVDSAVPLGYGYGLSGALSLAYALAATEIYGVNRWRALRTAHVAEVLSGNGLGDVLSQFTGGGVVYRKSPGAPGVGEAEPVPVEWSPVYSVPLQRIPTRIILEGGANAEFLIRKFLEERTLAAFFRMAAEFNSSLGFPPPAPNAFRKKGLIMFLGEAPEGALRHEPMLEGAGPC from the coding sequence GTGGACGAGACTTGCGTTAAGGTGCCACTTAACGTGTCCGGGGTTTGGTCACCGAGGAGGACTGAGGACCCAGTGACCACTGGATCTGTGGGGGTGAGCCTGACGCTGGGACCACCCATGAGGGCGAGGGCCAGGAGGGGGGTAGGACTAACCTTCAACGGCATGTCCATAGAGCTACCAAACTTGGACTACTTGAAGGAGCTGGGCGAAGTTAGGCTAGAGGTCGACTCCGCAGTCCCACTGGGTTACGGGTACGGGTTAAGCGGGGCTCTCAGCTTGGCCTACGCGCTGGCCGCAACCGAGATTTACGGTGTGAACAGGTGGAGAGCGCTCCGAACAGCCCACGTGGCAGAAGTCTTGTCGGGGAACGGGTTGGGAGACGTCCTCTCCCAGTTCACAGGAGGAGGGGTCGTGTACAGGAAGTCGCCCGGGGCCCCTGGAGTGGGGGAAGCCGAACCAGTTCCGGTGGAGTGGAGCCCGGTGTACTCTGTCCCCCTCCAAAGGATCCCCACCCGAATCATATTAGAGGGCGGAGCTAACGCCGAGTTCCTAATTAGGAAGTTCCTCGAGGAGAGGACCTTGGCCGCCTTTTTCCGGATGGCGGCGGAGTTTAACTCCTCGCTCGGCTTCCCTCCTCCTGCACCCAACGCCTTCAGGAAGAAGGGGTTGATAATGTTTTTAGGGGAGGCCCCAGAGGGTGCCCTGAGGCACGAACCTATGCTGGAGGGAGCAGGTCCTTGTTGA